In Chroicocephalus ridibundus chromosome 2, bChrRid1.1, whole genome shotgun sequence, the DNA window ACCTAGACAAGCTTGAGCTAGTTACCATCAGGACAAAAACAATGCTTCAAGTTATTTTTCACCATGCTGATGCTACTAAATGTATGATCTCCAGTGGGGCTACTCATTTCCAGCAAGTTATTGCAAGGCatcaagaaaacacaaagcatgcAACTAAATAAGGATGCCAACATTCAATGTGATATGGTATAATGTATCCCTGATATCACAGAATATTTAAATTGCAAAACAGAATAATGTTTCAAGTTGTGAAGGCCTTCTTCACAGGTGTTGCAGTACCATGATTAAACAGTTATTCATCCCAATAAGAAATActaagatttttaaaagagaaaaagcaagtagATTCATGATCATCTTATGACCACATAAGGACACTGTATTTTGAAACTTGCTACTCAAACCCCTAATATATGTATTCCTCATTTATTAATCAGTAGATGAAGAGGCTGTACCCATACTAGCACTTTTCCTCACCAGGAAAAGCAAGAAGCTTTGCATCATTTCAGTCTTATGTCCTCTTTAATATGCCAATTTCAGAGATTTGCAAAATATGGTGTAGTACAGCAATTAGTAGACTGTTACATGCCATAGAAAAGTACGATCAAATTCAGAGTTATTCTGAAGAGACCTTTGTGCATCTAAATAAACAGATGGTTATTGATCCTCATCACCGCATTTACATTTAATCCAGTCCCTCCTGGAAGCGAGGCAGGTTGCAAGACAATGTTtaagtgaggaggaaaaaaaaaagttttaccttTGAGCAACAACTGGCtacatattttaatgatttcCTTGTGCTTAGCAAGAACTGCATAATACTCCGTGGTAGGGCATTCCTTCATCACTAAGAGAAATGCATGCACCTTCTTCCCCCACAAGCTACCTTGACAGTGTAATGAGCATCCTTGCAACAAAGCACTCCTATTGAGCAGCTTGGTACTATGAGATCAGTTACACTTTCTTAAGGGCAAATATTCCTTTGTTATAACAGAGTTTGACAGCTTTCTGTTAATGTTCAACCACTGCACTGGGAGGAAGCAGTTTTAGATCTAGGAAGTAACAGCTATACTGTCTTCAGGTCAACACACCAACAACATAAGGTGGCAGGCCATGTGACAGAAACTTTGCGCACTCTATGGGGGTGAGACTGAAGAGAGCTCTGCTTTGGCTAAAACTAGGCTGCactacagaaaagaagaaaacacagtctGCTACAAATATTCACAAACAGATTAGCTAGAATACAGAAACATGAGTTTTACATTAGCTTCCTCTTTCCCCAAAGAAAGCGTTTGGGGAAGTTGGTTAGTACTTAAACAGgttataatacatatatatataagaatTATCAAAAGAATGAAGTCATTAAAAAAGTCACCTTGCACCTTAACGTTTGACTTATACAACAACGACCTTTAGAATAAGCAGTACTGAAAGCAGTCAGCAACACTGAACGCAGCTGGCAACTTACAAGCAGACTTTTAAGGTCTTTAAGGTAAAGAACACAGGCAATAAACTGCAAGTCCTATACCAGCCCTATTCATCTCAATATCacaggagagacaaaaaaaaacaacctatgaCAACTTGCTCCACGTTTAATATGCCTCTTAAAGGGCCTCAGCTTGGTTACTTCAGAGTTCACCCGAGTGTTTCTCCTGCCTCAAGAGCACGTGTGGCCATCCTCAACATTGTACGGTACCGGTGCTGCAAGCCTGTACTTGAGCGGCAGGGACAGCTATCCGGCTCTACTCATCTCTtggggggaaaataaacaaagaaacttactttaacttctgtttttcttaataaGACTTTCAGAAGAACCCGAGAACTTAGAAAGAGGAACAAGCATCAGCCACGTATTAATCAGTACCTTAAAGAGGTGTTTGGTCCGATTTTAGAATAAACGGCGGAGACACATGATCCAATTAAATTCTAATTATGTAAGTAGTCGGCAAGAGTATTTACACAGGCACTGATTACAGCTATTAGAGTCTAAAGTCACCGGCCGGAGAGTCTCCGCTTCCTCTTCGCAGTCCCGACCGCACCGCCGCGGGGTTCGTTTCATTTTTAACCTCCCCCTTTCACAGCTCTCGTTACAAACAATAGGAGACGGTTggcctgacacccccccaccccctcctccaaACCGTGTCCCCCTCCGGCGGGCGCAAGCCTGGAAGAGCCGCCGTTCTCCTCAAAGTGATGATTCATTACCCGTCCCACCTCCGGGCCGGGAAAGGaaccccccccacctcacccagACCCCCAGCTCCGCAGCAGCGGGAGAGGCGGCTAAACCCTCCCGCCGCGCTGGCCCTTACCTCCGAACAGGTGCGGCGAGAGGTGAGCGGGCAGCGAGCCGATCACTAGCCGGGGCCCGCCGGaggagccgctgccgccgccaccccccgcggGCCGCTCCCGGCCGCCCTCCTCCGGGGTGCTGTTGACCGAGTCCTGCGAGCCGTAGGGACCGCTGCTGTGGGGGATGTTGAAGGCGGACTGCGCGGCCCGGGCCCCGGAGGCCGTGGCCCCCCCTAAGGACCTGCTCCGGGGTGCCGACCCCGCGGCACCCCCCGCtgtggccgccgccgccgccgctcctcctgCCGCCGTCGCGCCGCCGGGAGCGGCATGAGGCGCCGCCGCCAGGTGCGCGTACCGCCCGCCAGCGCCGGCCGAGCGCCCGCCGGTCCCGTTagcgccgccgctgctgctgctgctggaggaaggtAAATCCCCGCCCGAGTACGCCCGGGTGCGGCCGTTGGCGGCggtggggctgctctgcttcGCGCCCATGGTCCCGCCGCCGCCTGGCGCTGCCCGGTGCCCTtcgccgccgccttccccgcgGCGCCTGGGGACGGCGGGAGTCCGGCCCCGGCGGGGGCGATCCGAGCCGCGGGTCGcgccggggagggggaagagggtgcGCCGGGGGAGGGGAACGGGTCGCTCGGTGGGTCGGTGTCGAGAGGGGAGAGCCGCCCGCCGGGATCCGGCTCAGCtggcggccccggcgcggccgtTGCTGGCGGGTCTGGGGCGCCACCATGAGCTGCTCGGGACGGTGCTGGCTCCCGCCGGGCGGCCGCTCGGCCccgccactgctgctgctgtgctcgcCGCCGCCGCGACCGCtgccgccatcctcctcctccgctgAGCCCTGTGGGGGGCAACGGCGGCAGCAGCGCCGCCGAGGCCGCTCGCTCGCCCGCGGCGCACCGTGCCTGTGCcgagggaggcgggagggggcggtCACCCCAGCGCAGCCGCTCCTCTACCGTGTCGCCATACTGGGGGCGGCACCAGCGGGCGGGATGGGGAGCGGTtacgggcggcgggggccgccgcctctccttcccccccgccactccgctccgccccgccttctgccccttctcctcacGCAAGGTGCGGGGCAGCGCCAGGAGGGCGAGGCCGCCCGCGGGGCTACCAGCCTTCGGTCCCCGCGGGAGGGAGAGTCCCCGAGGCGGGGCCGCTGGGAGCGCGGGGCTGAGGCGAGAACCTGccggggggtaggggggggaggAATGCGAAGGGGGGACGCGGCTGCCTGCTCGCATGGAAGGGGGAAGCCAGGCGGGGCGCCGGAGCGGCCGCCCCGGCCAGGAAGGAGTTAAAAGCCCAACTGCTGCCGGCAGCAGGCGAGCTGTGGTGGCTGCGGGCCGGGCGCGCGCGGCGGCCGTTAGGGGCGGCCGTTGGCGGTGCCCGCGAG includes these proteins:
- the ZNRF2 gene encoding E3 ubiquitin-protein ligase ZNRF2 gives rise to the protein MGAKQSSPTAANGRTRAYSGGDLPSSSSSSSGGANGTGGRSAGAGGRYAHLAAAPHAAPGGATAAGGAAAAAATAGGAAGSAPRSRSLGGATASGARAAQSAFNIPHSSGPYGSQDSVNSTPEEGGRERPAGGGGGSGSSGGPRLVIGSLPAHLSPHLFGGFKCPVCSKFVSSDEMDLHLVMCLTKPRITYNEDVLSKDAGECAICLEELQQGDTIARLPCLCIYHKGCIDEWFEVNRSCPEHPSD